The following proteins come from a genomic window of Bradyrhizobium paxllaeri:
- a CDS encoding MarR family winged helix-turn-helix transcriptional regulator → MPSKPPPITMDAVYTAPGYLFRRMQQIAVSIFVEECSAFDLTPVQYAALVAIHTHPGIDATRLSAVIAFDRSTLGSVIERLESKALIERKPSREDKRVKLLYLSKSGATVLRDIMPSVERAQVRMLQPLKPADRRALLTLLTQLVDLNNEASRVPLRAEDALEHLGKSN, encoded by the coding sequence ATGCCGAGTAAGCCCCCGCCTATCACCATGGATGCGGTCTACACCGCGCCCGGCTATCTGTTCCGCCGGATGCAGCAGATCGCGGTCTCGATCTTCGTCGAGGAATGCAGCGCGTTCGACCTGACGCCGGTGCAATATGCGGCGCTGGTCGCGATTCACACCCATCCCGGCATCGACGCCACGCGACTCTCGGCGGTGATTGCGTTCGACCGCTCGACGCTCGGCAGCGTGATTGAGCGGCTGGAGAGCAAGGCGCTGATCGAGCGCAAGCCGTCGCGGGAGGACAAGCGCGTCAAGCTGCTCTACCTCTCGAAGTCGGGCGCGACCGTGCTGCGCGACATCATGCCGTCGGTGGAACGCGCGCAGGTGCGGATGCTGCAGCCGCTGAAGCCGGCCGACCGCAGGGCGTTGCTGACGCTATTGACGCAGCTCGTCGATCTCAACAACGAGGCCTCGCGCGTGCCGCTGCGCGCCGAAGACGCGCTCGAACATCTCGGGAAATCGAACTGA
- a CDS encoding 3-hydroxybenzoate 6-monooxygenase yields MDTGPVLIAGGGIGGLAAALGLAQKGIRSILLEKASTLGEIGAGIQLGPNAFHAFDYLGVGEAARGMAVYIDQLRLMDALTAEEITHVDLGDAFRARFRNPYAVVHRGDLHGVFLRACQNHELIELRVSSEVAGYDQDGASVTARLSNGERVTGRLLIGADGLWSNVRKQVVADGAPRVSGHTTYRSVIPTEQMPEDLRWNAATLWAGPKCHIVHYPLSGWKVFNLVVTYHNDAPEPVAGKPVTDEEVLQGFGHIHQRAQEIIRHGKNWRLWVLCDRDPVERWVDGRVALLGDAAHPMLQYFAQGACQAMEDAVCLSHMLANHDDYAAALEAYRVQRFLRTAKVQLMSRAIGEHIYHPAGGHARLRNAIMGAKTSEEWYGDLAWLYGGTGLTG; encoded by the coding sequence ATGGATACAGGGCCGGTTCTCATCGCAGGTGGCGGAATCGGCGGGCTCGCCGCAGCGCTCGGGTTGGCGCAAAAGGGCATCCGCTCGATCTTGCTGGAAAAGGCATCGACGCTCGGCGAAATCGGCGCCGGCATTCAGCTCGGACCCAACGCCTTCCACGCCTTCGACTATCTCGGCGTCGGCGAAGCCGCGCGTGGCATGGCGGTCTATATCGATCAGCTCCGGCTGATGGATGCGCTCACCGCCGAAGAGATCACCCATGTCGATCTCGGTGATGCGTTTCGCGCGCGCTTCCGTAACCCTTACGCCGTCGTGCATCGCGGCGATCTGCACGGCGTTTTTCTGCGCGCCTGCCAAAACCATGAGCTGATCGAATTGCGCGTCAGCAGCGAGGTGGCCGGTTACGACCAGGACGGCGCGTCTGTGACGGCGCGGCTTTCGAACGGCGAACGCGTCACGGGGCGGCTGTTGATCGGCGCCGACGGGCTGTGGTCGAACGTTCGCAAGCAGGTGGTGGCGGATGGGGCGCCTCGGGTCTCCGGGCATACAACGTATCGCTCGGTGATTCCGACCGAGCAGATGCCGGAAGATTTGCGCTGGAACGCGGCGACGCTGTGGGCCGGTCCGAAATGCCACATCGTGCATTACCCGCTATCGGGCTGGAAGGTGTTCAACCTCGTCGTCACCTACCATAACGACGCACCGGAGCCGGTGGCGGGCAAGCCTGTCACCGACGAAGAGGTTCTGCAGGGCTTTGGACATATCCATCAGCGTGCCCAGGAGATCATCCGTCACGGCAAGAACTGGCGGCTGTGGGTGCTGTGCGACCGCGATCCCGTCGAGCGCTGGGTCGACGGCCGGGTTGCGCTGCTCGGCGACGCCGCACACCCGATGCTGCAATATTTCGCACAGGGCGCCTGCCAGGCAATGGAGGACGCGGTGTGCCTGTCGCATATGCTGGCGAACCATGATGATTACGCGGCAGCGCTGGAAGCCTATCGTGTGCAGCGTTTCCTGCGCACCGCAAAGGTGCAACTGATGTCCCGCGCCATCGGCGAGCACATCTATCATCCCGCTGGTGGACACGCCCGGCTGCGCAATGCGATCATGGGCGCGAAGACGTCGGAAGAGTGGTACGGCGATCTGGCGTGGTTGTATGGCGGGACGGGGTTGACGGGATAG
- a CDS encoding benzoate-CoA ligase family protein, with protein MTTISDLVPRDNPGAREIGFAIPERYNASRILFDNLAARRGGRLALTGPGGTRTYAELCAEAAQWGHGFQSLGLKRGDRILMFLDDTPAYPAAFFGAVRAGFVPLLINTLTPPDLLQFYLSDAGAMVAVAEAEFTSRFNAEACKDTPLQTLIVVNGATGEHAVPKALDAAQWLQGFPADLPEADTGRDDMAFWMYSSGSTGRPKGIVHLQHDMAYSEQAFARHVLKLGPDDICFSVPKIFFAYGFGNAITFPFSVGAATLLVPGQPKPATIFEAIEKYRPSVFYGLPTLYTSLTKAEGAAATDFSSLRMALSAAEVLSAEVFNGWKTLTGLEIIEGLGSTEVLHIYLSNRPEKKKLGAAGLRVPGYEILLKDKDGREVGDNEEGILWVRGDSNTPLYWNRPDKSAETIREGGWIYTGDRFMRDADGFHFFRGRADDLIKISGQWVYPLEVELCLAEHPDIRECAVFAAELPDRRMTLKAVVVMNKGEFDTRSATKTLQDYVKAKLLPYKYPREITFIAELPKTGTGKIDRQALMKM; from the coding sequence ATGACGACAATTTCTGATTTGGTCCCCCGCGACAATCCGGGCGCGCGCGAGATCGGCTTTGCGATCCCGGAGCGCTATAACGCCAGTCGAATCCTGTTCGACAACCTCGCCGCCCGCCGCGGCGGACGGCTGGCGCTGACCGGCCCCGGCGGCACGCGGACCTATGCAGAACTCTGCGCCGAGGCGGCGCAATGGGGTCACGGATTCCAGTCGCTGGGCCTGAAACGCGGCGACCGCATCCTGATGTTCCTCGACGACACGCCGGCCTATCCGGCGGCATTTTTCGGCGCGGTGCGCGCGGGCTTCGTGCCGCTCTTGATCAACACGTTGACACCACCGGACCTGTTGCAGTTCTATCTCTCGGACGCCGGCGCGATGGTCGCGGTCGCCGAGGCTGAGTTTACCTCGCGGTTCAACGCAGAGGCTTGCAAGGACACGCCACTGCAAACCCTGATCGTGGTCAATGGCGCAACTGGCGAACACGCGGTGCCGAAGGCCCTCGACGCAGCGCAATGGCTGCAGGGATTCCCGGCCGATCTGCCGGAGGCCGACACCGGGCGCGACGACATGGCGTTCTGGATGTATTCATCCGGCTCGACCGGCCGCCCAAAAGGCATCGTGCATCTGCAGCACGACATGGCCTATAGCGAGCAGGCGTTTGCGCGCCACGTGCTCAAGCTCGGGCCCGACGACATTTGCTTCTCGGTGCCGAAGATTTTCTTCGCCTACGGTTTTGGCAACGCCATCACCTTCCCGTTCTCGGTCGGCGCGGCGACGCTGCTGGTCCCCGGCCAGCCGAAGCCGGCAACGATCTTCGAGGCAATCGAAAAATACCGGCCATCCGTGTTCTACGGATTGCCGACGCTCTACACCTCGCTGACCAAGGCCGAGGGCGCGGCGGCTACAGACTTCTCCTCGCTCCGCATGGCGCTATCGGCCGCCGAAGTGCTGTCGGCGGAAGTGTTCAACGGCTGGAAGACGCTGACCGGCCTTGAGATCATCGAGGGGCTCGGCTCGACCGAAGTCCTGCACATCTATCTCTCCAACCGCCCTGAAAAGAAAAAGCTCGGTGCCGCCGGCCTGCGCGTGCCCGGCTACGAGATCCTGCTGAAGGACAAGGACGGCCGCGAGGTCGGCGACAACGAGGAAGGTATCTTGTGGGTGCGTGGCGATTCCAACACGCCGCTGTACTGGAACCGGCCCGACAAGTCGGCCGAGACGATTCGCGAGGGCGGCTGGATCTATACCGGCGACCGCTTCATGCGCGATGCCGACGGCTTCCACTTCTTCCGCGGCCGCGCCGACGATCTGATCAAGATTTCGGGACAGTGGGTCTACCCGCTCGAGGTCGAACTGTGTCTGGCCGAGCACCCCGACATCCGGGAATGCGCCGTGTTCGCCGCCGAACTGCCTGATCGGCGCATGACGCTGAAAGCGGTGGTCGTGATGAACAAGGGCGAGTTCGATACCAGGAGCGCGACCAAGACATTGCAGGATTACGTCAAGGCAAAACTGCTGCCCTACAAATACCCGCGCGAGATCACCTTCATCGCCGAATTGCCGAAGACCGGCACCGGCAAGATCGACCGCCAGGCGCTGATGAAGATGTAG
- a CDS encoding FAD-dependent monooxygenase, translated as MRIAVIGGGPGGLYFAYLWKRRHPDAHIDLFEQNPEGATWGFGVVFSEQALEFLRADDPETVDAITPRMESWKNITLNLRDETVEIDGVGFSSIGRLELLTILQQRVRAVGVAARYDTTIQSLDEVAGYDLIVAADGLNSLVRRGFEKEFGASVSHSTNKFAWYGTSKRFATLSQTFVKTDRGSFNAHHYRYSPSMSTFLVECDAATWRSYGFEHKTIEESQAICEEIFAETLDGHPLVSNKSVWRNFPWIWNENWSYGNRVLIGDALHTAHFSIGSGTRLAIEDAIALTKALEAETEIPAGLARYQAERKPIVQKLVTAARTSADWYEHFPEHMKLDLMDFAYSYITRSGRIADARLRAMSPEFMARYEAAKKIGSQA; from the coding sequence GTGCGCATCGCCGTCATCGGCGGAGGCCCCGGCGGCCTCTACTTCGCCTATCTCTGGAAGCGGCGTCACCCGGACGCCCATATCGACCTGTTCGAGCAGAATCCCGAAGGCGCGACCTGGGGATTCGGCGTGGTGTTTTCCGAACAGGCGCTGGAATTCCTGCGCGCCGACGACCCCGAGACGGTCGACGCCATCACGCCGCGGATGGAGAGCTGGAAGAACATCACGCTCAATCTGCGCGATGAGACCGTCGAGATCGACGGCGTCGGCTTCTCCTCGATCGGCCGGCTCGAACTGTTGACCATCCTGCAGCAGCGCGTGCGTGCGGTTGGTGTGGCGGCACGATATGACACCACGATCCAGTCGCTGGACGAAGTTGCGGGATACGACCTGATCGTCGCCGCCGACGGGCTGAACTCGCTGGTGCGCCGCGGATTCGAGAAGGAGTTCGGCGCCTCGGTTTCGCACTCCACCAACAAGTTCGCCTGGTACGGCACCAGCAAGCGCTTTGCCACGCTGTCGCAGACCTTTGTGAAGACCGATCGCGGTTCGTTCAACGCCCATCACTATCGCTACTCACCCTCGATGAGCACGTTCCTGGTCGAATGCGATGCAGCGACCTGGCGGTCTTACGGCTTCGAGCACAAGACCATCGAGGAGTCGCAGGCGATCTGCGAGGAGATCTTCGCGGAGACGCTGGACGGCCACCCGCTGGTCTCCAACAAATCGGTGTGGCGCAATTTCCCCTGGATCTGGAACGAGAACTGGTCGTACGGCAACAGGGTGCTGATCGGCGACGCCCTGCATACCGCGCATTTCTCGATCGGCTCGGGCACGCGCCTTGCGATCGAGGACGCCATCGCGCTGACCAAGGCGCTGGAGGCGGAGACGGAAATTCCCGCCGGCCTCGCCCGCTACCAGGCCGAACGCAAGCCGATCGTGCAGAAGCTGGTGACCGCGGCGCGCACCAGCGCCGACTGGTACGAGCATTTTCCCGAACACATGAAGCTCGACCTGATGGACTTTGCCTACAGCTACATCACCCGTTCGGGGCGGATCGCCGACGCGCGGCTGCGCGCGATGTCGCCGGAATTCATGGCACGCTACGAAGCGGCGAAGAAGATCGGGAGCCAGGCATGA
- a CDS encoding efflux RND transporter periplasmic adaptor subunit, with translation MKAARSPARLRSYGTAAQGGAAACRAAFAIAAICVLSGCEQNTFVQPPPAKVDVAVPVQRSFTRYLEATGNTAAFKNVDLVARVQGFLQSINYKDGAYVKEGTSLFTIEPETYKLKLEQAQAAETGAQATLRQAEADFKRQQELVQRQAVSQATLDTSTSTRDNAQASLLQAQVNTKIAAVNYGYTNVAAPFDGVVSAHLVSIGELVGASSPPTQLATIVALDPIYVNFNVNEQDVLRIREEARRRGMTADDLRQLPVEVGLQTETGFPHKGNLDYAAATLNQATGTLPVRGVLANADRALLPGFFVRVRVPVDQVQNALFVPDVALGADQAGRYLLVVNGENIVEQRKVRVGPLDGGLRVIEEGLKADDRVVTAGLLRAIPGQKVDPQLKKIETQPTAAK, from the coding sequence ATGAAGGCTGCGCGTTCGCCTGCACGCTTGAGATCATACGGCACCGCCGCACAAGGAGGCGCCGCCGCCTGCCGCGCGGCGTTCGCCATCGCCGCGATTTGTGTCTTAAGTGGCTGTGAACAAAATACTTTTGTCCAGCCTCCGCCGGCGAAAGTCGATGTAGCGGTGCCGGTCCAGCGGTCGTTCACGCGCTATCTGGAAGCGACCGGCAATACGGCAGCTTTCAAGAATGTCGATCTGGTCGCGCGCGTGCAGGGCTTTCTGCAATCGATCAATTATAAAGACGGCGCCTATGTAAAGGAGGGCACGTCGCTCTTCACAATCGAGCCTGAAACCTACAAGCTGAAGCTCGAACAGGCGCAGGCCGCGGAGACCGGCGCGCAGGCAACGCTGAGGCAGGCCGAGGCGGATTTCAAGCGCCAGCAGGAATTGGTCCAGCGGCAAGCCGTTTCCCAGGCCACGCTGGATACGTCGACCTCGACGCGCGACAACGCCCAGGCGAGCCTGCTGCAGGCCCAGGTCAATACCAAGATCGCGGCGGTCAATTACGGTTATACCAATGTGGCCGCGCCGTTCGACGGCGTCGTCAGCGCGCATCTCGTCTCCATCGGCGAACTCGTCGGGGCATCGTCGCCGCCGACGCAACTCGCCACCATCGTGGCGCTCGATCCGATCTATGTGAATTTCAACGTCAACGAACAGGACGTGCTGCGGATCCGTGAGGAAGCCCGCCGGCGCGGCATGACGGCTGACGATCTCCGGCAGTTGCCGGTCGAGGTTGGGCTACAGACCGAGACCGGCTTTCCGCACAAGGGCAATCTCGACTACGCCGCGGCGACGCTCAACCAGGCGACGGGCACGCTTCCGGTGCGCGGCGTGCTGGCCAATGCGGACCGTGCGCTGTTGCCGGGATTTTTCGTTCGGGTTCGCGTGCCGGTGGATCAGGTGCAGAACGCGCTGTTCGTGCCTGACGTCGCCCTCGGCGCCGACCAGGCAGGACGCTATCTGCTGGTCGTGAACGGCGAAAATATCGTTGAACAGCGCAAGGTGCGGGTCGGTCCGCTGGACGGCGGACTGCGCGTCATCGAGGAGGGCCTGAAGGCCGACGACCGCGTCGTCACCGCCGGGCTGTTGCGCGCGATTCCCGGCCAGAAGGTCGATCCGCAACTGAAGAAGATCGAAACACAGCCAACTGCGGCCAAGTAG
- a CDS encoding efflux RND transporter permease subunit, with product MISKFFIERPVLSNVIAILMILIGGVCLFRLAVAQYPEVVPPTVQVTTRYPGASAKTVIDTVALPIEQQVNGVEDMLYMQSYSGADGTYTLTVTFRIGTDLNFAQVLVQNRVSSALAQLPQAVQNQGVTVQKRSTAILLFVTLTSPKATYDSLFLSNYATINIRDELSRLPGVGNVTVFGAGQYSMRVWLDPNKLYARNLMPQDVINAIQQQSQQVTAGQVGAPPAPAGQAFQYTLNVAGRLDDTTEFENVIVKTGSSGDVTRVRDVGWVELGAQTYSQVFSLNNRPATGIGVFQSPGANALEVQQAVEKKMQALAKAFPQDVTYDTPFDTTKFVSESINEVYKTLIEAGLLVLVVILIFLQDWRAMLVPATTVPVTIIGAFAAMAALGFTINISTLFAIVLAIGIVVDDAIVVVEGAAHNIEKGMSGHDAAISAMNALFAPIIGITLVLISVFLPSAFLPGLTGQMYAQFALVIAATALLSAINAATLKPTQCALWLRPPAPPEQRNFFYRGFNAVYNRLEAWYSRLIGRLVAHSNISVICALILIAIGGYGLSRVPTGFIPIEDQGYLLVAVQLPDGASLDRTQRVLTRVSEITGKAAGVDQVITIAGISALDNSSSLANAGVAYLILKEWSARGEGEDLRSLFVGLNEKLSVIDEARILVVPPPPIQGIGNAAGFAMQVQLRDGSSDFSKLQAVTGAIVANASSQTALQRVSSPFRSTVPQFDIEVDRIKTQTLHVTTDQIFSTLSSYMGSSFVNQFNKFGRTFQVYAQADAQFRLTPRDIQNMMVRNSNGDMIPLGTVAKITPAVGPSLISLYNLYPSATIIGLPATGYSSGQSMKLMEEIAAKTLPQGTGFEWTAMSYQEKVVGGQIYWAFGLALLLVYLVLAGQYESWYAPISVILAVPLSLLGPMIVLSGLRIENNLYTQIGIILLIALSAKNAILIVEVALELHVRDRKPLLESAVEAARARFRPILMTSFAFIFGMIPLVLATGAGANARKSIGITAFSGMLASTCLAVLFVPTFFVVIQRFENWLKERKAKKAGVQAAPQAPAATH from the coding sequence ATGATTTCGAAATTTTTCATCGAGAGGCCCGTTCTTTCCAACGTCATCGCGATCCTGATGATCCTGATCGGCGGCGTCTGCCTGTTCCGGCTGGCTGTCGCGCAGTATCCTGAGGTCGTGCCGCCGACGGTGCAGGTCACCACCCGCTATCCCGGCGCCAGCGCGAAGACCGTGATCGATACGGTGGCGCTGCCGATCGAGCAGCAGGTCAACGGCGTCGAGGACATGCTCTACATGCAGTCCTACAGCGGCGCCGATGGCACCTATACGCTGACGGTTACGTTCAGGATCGGCACCGACCTCAACTTCGCGCAGGTGCTGGTGCAAAACCGGGTGTCGAGCGCGCTGGCGCAACTGCCGCAAGCGGTGCAGAACCAGGGCGTCACGGTACAGAAAAGATCGACAGCGATTCTGTTGTTCGTGACGCTGACCTCGCCGAAAGCAACCTATGACAGTCTGTTCCTGAGCAACTACGCCACCATCAATATCCGCGACGAGCTGTCGCGGTTGCCCGGCGTCGGCAATGTTACCGTGTTCGGCGCCGGCCAGTATTCGATGCGGGTGTGGCTCGATCCGAACAAGCTGTATGCGCGCAACCTGATGCCGCAGGACGTGATCAACGCGATCCAGCAGCAGAGCCAGCAGGTCACGGCGGGCCAGGTCGGCGCGCCGCCGGCACCTGCAGGGCAGGCGTTCCAATATACGCTGAACGTCGCCGGGCGGCTCGACGACACCACCGAATTCGAGAACGTGATCGTCAAGACCGGCAGTAGCGGCGATGTCACGCGCGTGCGCGACGTCGGCTGGGTCGAGCTTGGCGCCCAGACCTACAGCCAGGTGTTCTCGCTAAATAACAGGCCGGCCACCGGCATCGGTGTGTTCCAGTCGCCCGGCGCCAATGCGCTCGAGGTCCAGCAGGCCGTCGAGAAGAAGATGCAGGCGCTGGCGAAGGCGTTTCCGCAGGACGTAACCTACGACACGCCATTCGACACCACCAAATTCGTCTCGGAATCGATCAATGAGGTCTACAAGACGCTGATCGAGGCCGGCCTTCTCGTCCTCGTCGTGATCCTGATCTTCCTGCAGGACTGGCGCGCGATGCTGGTGCCGGCGACCACGGTGCCGGTGACGATCATCGGCGCCTTTGCGGCGATGGCGGCGCTCGGCTTCACCATCAATATCTCGACCCTGTTTGCGATCGTGCTCGCGATCGGCATCGTGGTGGACGACGCCATCGTCGTCGTCGAAGGCGCTGCGCACAATATCGAGAAGGGCATGTCCGGCCATGACGCCGCGATCAGCGCGATGAACGCGCTGTTCGCGCCGATCATCGGCATCACGCTGGTGCTGATCTCGGTGTTCCTGCCCTCGGCGTTTCTGCCGGGATTGACCGGGCAGATGTATGCGCAGTTCGCGCTGGTCATTGCCGCAACCGCGCTGCTCAGCGCCATCAATGCGGCGACGCTGAAGCCGACGCAGTGCGCCTTGTGGCTTCGTCCGCCCGCGCCGCCGGAACAGCGCAACTTCTTCTACCGTGGCTTCAACGCGGTCTATAACCGCTTGGAGGCCTGGTATAGCCGGCTGATCGGCCGTCTCGTCGCGCACAGCAACATTTCGGTGATTTGCGCCCTGATTCTGATCGCGATTGGCGGCTATGGCCTGTCGCGGGTGCCGACCGGTTTCATCCCGATCGAGGATCAGGGCTATCTGCTGGTGGCCGTGCAACTTCCTGACGGCGCATCGCTGGATCGAACACAGCGCGTGCTGACACGGGTCAGCGAAATCACCGGCAAGGCGGCCGGCGTCGACCAGGTGATCACCATTGCCGGCATCTCCGCGCTCGACAATTCCTCCAGCCTCGCCAATGCTGGGGTGGCCTATCTGATCCTCAAGGAGTGGAGCGCGCGGGGCGAGGGAGAGGATCTGCGATCGCTATTTGTCGGATTGAACGAGAAGCTCTCGGTGATCGATGAGGCGCGGATCCTGGTTGTTCCGCCGCCGCCGATCCAGGGCATTGGCAACGCCGCCGGCTTTGCGATGCAGGTGCAGTTGCGTGACGGCAGTTCCGATTTCAGCAAGCTGCAAGCCGTCACTGGCGCGATCGTCGCCAATGCGTCGTCACAGACCGCGCTGCAGCGTGTGAGTTCGCCGTTCCGCTCGACGGTGCCGCAGTTCGACATCGAGGTGGACCGGATCAAGACCCAGACCCTGCATGTCACGACCGACCAGATCTTCTCGACGCTGTCGTCCTACATGGGTTCGAGCTTCGTCAACCAGTTCAACAAGTTCGGCCGCACCTTCCAGGTCTATGCGCAGGCGGACGCGCAATTCCGCCTGACGCCGCGTGACATCCAGAACATGATGGTGCGCAACAGCAATGGCGACATGATCCCGCTCGGCACGGTGGCAAAGATCACGCCGGCGGTCGGGCCGTCGCTGATCAGCCTGTACAACCTCTATCCTTCCGCAACCATCATCGGCCTGCCGGCCACGGGCTACAGCTCGGGACAGTCGATGAAGCTGATGGAAGAGATCGCCGCGAAGACGCTGCCGCAGGGCACGGGCTTCGAATGGACGGCGATGTCGTACCAGGAGAAGGTGGTCGGCGGGCAGATCTACTGGGCGTTCGGCCTGGCCCTGCTGCTGGTCTATCTCGTGCTGGCCGGACAATATGAAAGCTGGTACGCGCCGATCTCGGTCATTCTCGCGGTGCCGCTATCCTTGCTCGGCCCGATGATCGTGCTGAGCGGGCTCCGGATCGAGAACAATCTCTATACCCAGATCGGCATCATCCTGTTGATCGCGCTGTCGGCCAAGAACGCCATCCTGATCGTCGAGGTGGCCCTCGAGCTTCACGTGCGCGACCGCAAGCCGCTGTTGGAATCCGCGGTCGAAGCGGCGCGGGCGCGATTCCGGCCGATCCTGATGACGTCGTTTGCCTTCATCTTCGGCATGATCCCGCTGGTGCTCGCGACCGGCGCCGGCGCCAACGCCCGGAAATCGATCGGCATCACCGCCTTCTCGGGCATGCTGGCCTCGACCTGTCTGGCCGTGCTGTTCGTGCCGACGTTCTTTGTCGTGATCCAGCGGTTCGAGAACTGGCTGAAGGAGCGGAAGGCGAAGAAGGCCGGCGTGCAGGCCGCGCCGCAAGCGCCCGCCGCTACGCACTAA
- a CDS encoding IS110 family transposase, producing MQASTVATPTAGHIGTIFVAIELSQRSWRVALHSPDKDKISHHKLEGGDHAELLALVGRVRERAARALGGVPAVASCYEAGYDGFWLHRLLLAAGITNYVFDPASIAVDQRARRVKTDRIDGERMLRTLMAYLRGEPRVVRIVRVPAAEQEDARRGSRERDRLIKEQTAHTNRIKALLRLRGMAVGNPRRRDWLSWLATQRDWQGQAVPPRMLSEIRHEHARLMLVRDRLDALAQEAAAAEPMPAEAEMTRRSELLRRLKCLGPAFATTLTSEVFYKDFRNRREVGSYFGLTPSPWRSGGIDRDQGISKAGNPRARCAAIELAWLWLRHQPDSKLTLEYRKRTLDAGKRIKRVAIVALARKLMVALWRYLTTGLVPEGAVLKAVKI from the coding sequence ATGCAAGCATCCACCGTAGCCACGCCCACCGCCGGCCATATTGGCACAATTTTCGTTGCAATCGAACTGAGCCAGCGGAGCTGGCGGGTCGCGCTGCACAGCCCGGACAAGGACAAGATATCGCACCACAAGCTGGAGGGTGGCGATCATGCCGAGCTGTTGGCGTTGGTGGGTCGGGTTCGGGAGCGGGCGGCTCGAGCGCTGGGAGGCGTTCCGGCGGTGGCGAGCTGCTACGAGGCGGGCTACGACGGGTTCTGGCTGCACCGGCTGCTGCTGGCGGCCGGCATCACGAACTACGTGTTTGATCCCGCCAGCATTGCGGTGGACCAGCGGGCGCGGCGGGTGAAGACCGACCGGATCGATGGCGAGCGGATGCTGCGCACGCTGATGGCGTATCTGCGCGGCGAGCCGCGGGTGGTGCGGATCGTCCGGGTGCCTGCCGCCGAACAGGAGGACGCGCGCCGCGGCAGCCGCGAACGCGACCGGCTGATCAAGGAGCAAACCGCTCACACCAACCGGATCAAGGCACTGCTGCGGCTGCGGGGCATGGCGGTCGGGAACCCGCGGCGGCGCGACTGGCTGAGCTGGCTGGCAACGCAGCGGGATTGGCAAGGCCAGGCGGTGCCGCCGCGGATGCTGAGCGAGATCCGACACGAGCACGCGCGGCTGATGCTGGTGCGCGATCGGCTCGATGCGCTCGCGCAGGAGGCGGCCGCAGCGGAGCCAATGCCTGCGGAAGCCGAGATGACCCGGCGCAGCGAACTGCTGCGCCGGCTCAAATGTCTCGGCCCGGCGTTCGCGACGACGCTGACCAGCGAGGTGTTCTACAAGGACTTCCGCAATCGCCGCGAGGTCGGGAGTTATTTCGGACTGACGCCCAGTCCATGGCGGAGCGGCGGCATCGACCGCGACCAGGGCATCAGCAAGGCGGGCAATCCGCGCGCCCGCTGTGCCGCGATCGAACTGGCCTGGCTGTGGCTGCGGCATCAGCCGGACAGCAAGCTGACCCTGGAGTACCGCAAGCGCACGCTCGATGCCGGCAAGCGCATCAAGCGCGTCGCCATCGTCGCCCTGGCGCGCAAGCTGATGGTGGCGCTGTGGCGCTACCTCACGACCGGTCTCGTGCCGGAAGGCGCGGTGCTCAAGGCCGTAAAGATCTAA